Part of the Hyphomicrobiales bacterium genome, CCGGCGATCGCGCCAGAGGACGAATAGCGTCCGCGCGGGCGCAGGGCCCCGACCAGGGCCTCGAACATCGTTCCCCCAACCACGTCCAGGACAACGTCGACGGGACCGCCCGCCGCCGCGCGTATCGCAGCTTCCAGATCGGGCGTCACCCGGTCGACAACGACGTCGGCGCCGAGAGCCTCGAGCGCTATGCCCTTTGCCGCCGCGGCAACGGCGATGACGCGGGCGCCGCGCAGGCGACAGAGTTGGATAGCGGTCGTGCCGACACCGCCTGAGGCGCCGGTGATCACGACGGTCTCGCCGGGCTGGAGGTGCGTGCGCCAGACGAGGTGCTCCGCGGTCGTCAGTACGGTTGGGAAGCTCGCAAGCTCGGCATCGGTGAAGCGCGTATCGAGCGCGATGGCATTCGATGCGCGCACCGTCGTGAAGTCCGCAAATCCACCGTCGCATTCGGAACCGAAATAGCCAGTGTTCGACGGCTCCCACCAATCGCCATCACCGTGAAGCCAGGGATCGACGATAACCCGCTCGCCGATCCGTGCCCGGTCGACGCCCGAACCGACGTCTGCGATCCGCCCGGCGACGTCGGCGCCCTGGATGCGCGGGAAGGTGAGCGGCCGTCCGGTCCAACTGCCCGACGCAGCGTCGGCTTGTGCGAAGCCGGCCTTGGCACCGGCATCGGTGATGCCCTCGGTTACCGGCTCCGAATACCACGCGGTCCTCGTGTTGATGTCGGTGTTGTTGAGGCCACAGGCTGCGATGCGGATCAGCACCTCACCTGGTCCGGGGCGCGGCACCGGCCAGTCGTCGCGGTATTCGAGCCGGTCGAGGCCGCCATGGCCCGTGAGGATGACGGTGCGCATCTTGGTGGGCAGGGTCATGCAGTAGCCTCCGTCCGACGCAGCGCCTGCGCCCTCACCGCTCGGCAGGGGCCGGGGCCGATACCAGCGTATCGGTCCGCGGCGACCGACCTTGGCGCATCAGACATCAGCGGCCTCCTCGGTGTCGGCCTTGGGGAGCAGATTGCCGGGGTCGAAAACGGCTTCTGCCAGTGGTGTGGCGGGTCGCATGTCGCCCAGCACCGAGACGGCGAGACGCGTGCCGGGTACGGCGGCGTGCGATCGCAAATATGCGAAGGCGAGCGTTCGGCCGCTCGTCGGACCGCGCGCGGCGGAGGACACCGAGCCAACGACGCTGCCGTCGAGGAACACCGCCTCGCCGCCGATCGGGTCCACGTCGGCGCAGTCGACGGCGAGATAGGTGAGCACCGAAGTTTCGCCGCGGCTGGCTCTCTCGGTCACCGCTTGGCGACCGATGAAGGGCTTGTCGAACCGCACGAAACGCAATTGCCCGACATGAACCGGCGAGGCATCGCCCGCCAACTCGTGCCCCCCGCGATAGGCCTTTTCCATGCGCATCAAGTCCAGCGCCTTCGAGCCGAAGGGGACGATCCCATGGGCCCGACCCGCGTGCCAGAGAGCATCCCAGAGCCTATCCAACCGGTCGTTCGGCGCGTGCAGCTCCCAGGCCAGCTCGCCGGAAAAGGAGAGGCGGAGCGCGATCACGGGAACGCCAGCCACCTCGATCTCGCGTGCCCTCAGCCAGCCGAAGGCGGCATTCGAGAGCGCGGCACCGGTGCAGGCGCCGAGCACCGCACGCGCATTAGGGCCCGCCACGACGAGGATCCCGATGGCATCCGAAAGGTTTCTCAGCGTCACCTCCTCGTCGCCGCGACGATGGAGCGTGATCCAGTCCCAGACACGGCGCTCGGACGGTGCGCCTGTCACCATATAGAACCGTTCCGGGCCAAGCCGTGCGACGGTCGCCTCGCCCTCGATCAGTCCACGTTCGTTGAGCAAGAGCGTGAGGCAGGTTCCGCCGACGGCGCGCGGGATGCGGTTGGCACAGAGGCGGTCGAGATATGCCTGCGCCCCGGCACCGGTGATCTCGAATTTCGAAAAGGCGGAGAGGTCGGCGAGCCCGACCCCGGCGCGCACCGATCGCGCCTCTGCCTGCGCGACGGCCTCGGGCGCACCGCGCCGCCAGGATTTCGGCTCCGCGCCATTCCAGGCGGGCGCGAAAAGTCGTGGGCGCTCCCAGCCACCGGCTTCCTCATATACCGCGCCGAGCGCTGTCGTTCGGTCGTGCGCGCCGGAGAGGCGGATGCCGCGGCGGGTTTCGTACTGGTCCTGCGGGAAGGGGAGCGAGAGGCGAGTCATGTAGTTCTCACGCGCGCGATCATGGGCGTAGCCCTCGTTGGCCCAGACACCGAAGCGGCGCGGATCGAAGCCCCGCATCGAGATTTCCGCCGCGCCGTGTACGATCCATTGTGCGAGCGCCCGCCCCAGGCCCGGTCCCCAGGCGATTCCGACGGTCGCGCCGCAGCAAAGCCAACTGTTGCGCTGTCCAGGTGCCGGACCGACCAGCGGATGGCCGTCCGGCGTGTAGGTGATGGCGCCATTCACGATGCGCTTGAGGCCGCGCTTGGCCAACGCCGGAAACCGCTCGAAGCACTTCTCCAGCCAAGGCGTGATCCGGTCGAAGTCGGGTTCGAAAAGCTCGTTCTCCGACTCCCACGGGCAGCCCTCGCGCCACTTTGCGACGGCGTCGTGAGTGTCGTAGAGCCCAATCAACGCGCCGGCCTGCTCGCGGCGGACGTAGCCCGTGAAGTGGTCGTCGCGCGTGACGGGGATCTCGTGGTCCATCTCGGCGAATTCCGGCACGGCATCGGTTACGACGTAGTGGTGTTGCATCGGCGTGATCGGCAGGTCGAGACCCGTGAAGGCACCGATGCGGCGTGCGTGGTAGCCGCCGGCGTTGACGACATGCTCGCAGCGGATCGTCCCGTGCTCCGTGGCGACCTCCCACTCTCCCGAAGGCGCCCGCGTCACGCCGGTCGCTCGGCAATGGCGGATCACTTCGGCCCCGAGAAGCCGCGCTCCCTTCGCCATGGCGTTACAGGTCCCTGACGGATCGACGTGCCCGTCATCGGGCGTGTGGATTGCCCCGACGATCTGCGAGACGTCGTAGAGCGGGTTCAATGCCCGCACCTCTTCAGGCCCGATCCATCGGCACTCGACGCCGCGCGCCAGCACCGCGTCGCGCGTGTGCATCAGCCAGTCCCGGTGAGCGGTGGTTGCGGCAACGCGCAGCGAGCCACAGCCGTGCCAGCTCACACCCTGTCCGGTCTCGGCCTCGAGGCGCTTGTAGAGGTCGACCGCATAGTCGTGACAAAGCCCGAGCGCATGGCCCGCCGTCATCCGGCTGACGAGTCCGGCCGCGTGCCACGTGGCGCCAGAGGTGAGTTCGCCCTTCTCGATCAGGACGCAATCGGTCCAGCCCTCACGCGCCAAATGGTAGAGCACGGAGGCTCCCATGTTGCCGCCGCCGATCACCACCACCCGCGCCGTTGTCCGCATTGCTTGCTCTCTAGCTCTTGGGTTGCAGCCACCGAACTCTTGGGTTGCAGCCATCGGGAAGCCATCTTGGAAAAAATTCGTTGCATTTTTTTGCCCATGAGTCAAATATCGGCCGTGGAGAATGGCTCGGAGGTGGTGATGGGCGGTGATCTGATGCACGACCCCGCGATCGTGGAACAGGCGCGGCGGATCCTCGGTGCCGAGGGGCTTGCGCAGGTCTTTCGGCCGATCGAGGAGGCGGCCGGGTTGCCGAACGCCGCCTATTGGTCCCGCGAATGGTTCGAACTCGAGCAGGAGCGCATTTTTCGTCGCGCCTGGGTTTTTGCCGGAGCGCGTGCCGAGGTCCCCGAACCGGGCGACGTGAAGCCCATCGAGGTCGGTGGGGTTCCGATTCTCATCGTCCATGGACGGGACGGCGCGATCCGCGCCTTCCAGAACGTCTGCCGGCACCGGGGCATGCAGCTGGCAACCGAGCCCTGCCGCAAAACGACGCTCACCTGCCCCTACCATTCCTGGAGCTACGGTCTCGACGGCCGGCTCCGCGCGCGCCCCCATTTCCACGGGCCGAATCGTGGCGAGACCTTCCGTGAGGGCGGCGGCTCCACTCTCGACCTGATCCCGGTTCGGCTTTCGGAGTTCTACGGCTGCTTGTTCGTCAATGTTTCGGGCTCGGCCGAACCGCTGGAAAGCTGGATGCAACCGGTTGTGGACTCGCTGGCGGGCTACGACCTGGCCGCCATTCGCTGGGCGGGCAAGATCGACTTCGAAGTCGAGGCCAATTGGAAGCTCGTCTACGAAAACTACATGGAGGGCTATCACGTCTTTGCTCTTCATCCGCGCCTCTTGAAGTTCGCTCCAATGGAGGCGCGGATACCTGGCGCATGGATCGGAAACACCTTCGTCAATGGCTATCGCTTTGCCGAGGTCGAGCCCGGTCGCGGCGAGGGACTTCCCCACTACCCCGGCCTCGTCGGTGAGGCCACGCACACGGGAACATGGTTCCTGACCATGCCGCACTTCGCCGTCGAGGTGTTCCCCGATCAGTTCACGGTCCTGGTCGCCTATCCCGAGGGCCCGGACCGCTGCCGCGAAGAGCTTCACGTGTTCCTGATCGGCGAGGAAGCCGCTACGGGCGCGCGCTACGCCGACGCGCGCGCCGAGGTCCTCAAGATGTGGGAGGACCTGAACAACGAGGACATTTCGATCCTTGCAGGCATGCAGCAGGGGCGGCGCTGCCCAGGCTATGACGGCGGTCGCCTGTCGCCGCATTGGGAGGGGCCGACGCTCGACTACGCCCGCCGCATCATCGAGTTGACGCTGAAGCGATGACAATCGAGAAGGGCGCTGGCGGGCCGCGCACTTGCCCTCGCCGCGGTCCCGGAAAGCCGATGCCGACCATCGCGTCGGCCCGGCGGCCCCGAGGATCGCCGCCCAACCAAAACGAATGGGCCTCCGGTGGAGGCGGTTCGACCGAGGTTCAGCGGGCCACTCGCACTTCCAACCCGAAGACGAAATCGTCCCTCACATCGAACGATTGGCGTGCAAGCGTTTGCTCACGCTCCGTAACCCGGACCTCGTAGGTGCCGGTTGGCAGGTTGTCGACCCGGAAGTAACCGAACTGATTGGTCCGGGCCCGGCCCGCCTCGGTCCCGTCCGTTGCCGCGATCACGACCTCGACGTCCTGAAACGCTTTGCCGGCCGCAGTCGTGACCTGGCCCGCCGCGCCGTACAGAATGGTCGTCTCGAAGGTCATGCTCGTCACCGCACCCGGGGCGACCCTGGCGACGATGGATCGCTTCTCGGCGACGTGCTCGAGTGGCAACCGCTCGTCGTCGAAGGAGACGATCCGATTGCCGGGACGGACCCCGTCGATGAGGAAGCTGCCATCCGATCGCGTACGTCCAGCGATGGTCCCGTCGACGAGGATCGGGATGTCGGAGAGATCGGCGGATGCGGCATCAGGGGCAACCACGCCCGCCAGGCGCCCGGCATCCGCGCGCACGCCGCTCCCGACTGCGGCAACGACCTGCCCGCCATCGGTGAAACCGAGGTCGAACGACAGGCCGATACGCACTTGCGTCTCGGCATCGCCGCGCAATGCGCCCATCCCGCCAGCCTCGTCTCCATACACGGCCAAGCGGGATGTGCTGGCCTCCAGGAAGCCGTAGACTCCGGGCGCCAGTTCGCGGCGCAGCGCCCCTTCCAGATCGAGGCCGGAGGGCCGCGCCGTCAATGCGATGCGCCAGTCGAGCTCCGCCCCCAAGAGGTCGTTGCCCGCGAGCGCCACGAGCCCCTCCACCTCGTCCTCGATGAAGTTGTAGCCACCGCCCCAAGTGAGCGAAACATCGCTCTCCGGCAAGCGATGCTGGAACGTCGCTCGGGCGAGGTCTTCCGTAACGTCGGCGTGCGCGGTGTCGGTCGGGCTCATCCACCACGTCGCGTCGAACCGATAGTGGCCGGTGTTGTCCGGACGAAGTCGAGCAAAGACGCTCCTTGCCGGCCGCCAATAGACGAACGGCAGCAGATATCTGGTGTCCTCGTCGCGGCGCGCCATGAGACCGATCTCCAGGTCGGCGTCGGGCAGGTAGGACAACGTCGCCTGGTCGATCCGTCTGCCGGGGGAACAGGCGCGCCCGGCAACGGCCCCCTCGCATGCCTCCTCATGCCGGCCGAGACCGCGGAACGAGTTGACCAGAAGCCGCCAGTGATCTCCCTCGGCCGTGAGGCCGACGTCGTGGCCGATCCGTCCCGTCTCGTCCAGCGCAACCGCGGCGGTGACGAGCACACCGGGCAGGACGCGCGCAACTGTTCCGGCAAGCAACGTCGTCCCGTCTTCCGACAGCCGCGCGCCAGCCTCCAGGGTCAGGTCCTCGCTCGCCCCCCAACGGACGAGACCGACCGCTGCCAGACCGCTCTCATCGTCCTCGTCGAGTGCATCCTGGGAAAGATGTGCGAACGCATTGCCCGTGTGACCGGCCGCCACGACGACGGTCGTCTGGCCTTGGTCGAGCAGCAGTTCCGACAGCTCCAGCGTCTGCCTTTCGATGCGCGCGGCGGCATAGGGATTGTGTGGATCGAAAAGCTGGATCTCGATGTCGGCCTGACGCGCTGGGAGCCCGACATCCTCGAAGCGATAGGTGCCGTCAATTCCGATGTCTTGGCGGCTGACGAGCAGCCCGTTGATCCAGAGTTCGGCAAAGCCACCCACCGGCCCGCGACCATGGAAGGAGCGTCGTGCCGTATTCCATCGATCGAGCAAGGCGCCCGAATTGAGGTGCGCGCCCTCGGTTCCGACTGGTCGAGACGACCATGCCCATTGCGCGCCGGTCAGCTCCTCGGGCTTCATCAATGGATGGAGCGCGAGGGTCTGATGGCCGATCTGCACACTCTGGTGATCGTCGATCTGGCGCATCCAGAAGACGTCGCGGAGTCGGCGCTGGCCGTAGATCTCATCGTAGGCGACCTGCCAGACGCCTTCGTAGGCGAAGCCGGTCGCCCGTAGCGTGCTGT contains:
- a CDS encoding zinc-binding dehydrogenase → MTLPTKMRTVILTGHGGLDRLEYRDDWPVPRPGPGEVLIRIAACGLNNTDINTRTAWYSEPVTEGITDAGAKAGFAQADAASGSWTGRPLTFPRIQGADVAGRIADVGSGVDRARIGERVIVDPWLHGDGDWWEPSNTGYFGSECDGGFADFTTVRASNAIALDTRFTDAELASFPTVLTTAEHLVWRTHLQPGETVVITGASGGVGTTAIQLCRLRGARVIAVAAAAKGIALEALGADVVVDRVTPDLEAAIRAAAGGPVDVVLDVVGGTMFEALVGALRPRGRYSSSGAIAGPITRFDLRTLIYKDLTMTGATITPPGMLRRAVRLIERGALRPILAATFPLRDLARAQEAFISKRHIGNIVVTMD
- a CDS encoding FAD-dependent oxidoreductase; this translates as MRTTARVVVIGGGNMGASVLYHLAREGWTDCVLIEKGELTSGATWHAAGLVSRMTAGHALGLCHDYAVDLYKRLEAETGQGVSWHGCGSLRVAATTAHRDWLMHTRDAVLARGVECRWIGPEEVRALNPLYDVSQIVGAIHTPDDGHVDPSGTCNAMAKGARLLGAEVIRHCRATGVTRAPSGEWEVATEHGTIRCEHVVNAGGYHARRIGAFTGLDLPITPMQHHYVVTDAVPEFAEMDHEIPVTRDDHFTGYVRREQAGALIGLYDTHDAVAKWREGCPWESENELFEPDFDRITPWLEKCFERFPALAKRGLKRIVNGAITYTPDGHPLVGPAPGQRNSWLCCGATVGIAWGPGLGRALAQWIVHGAAEISMRGFDPRRFGVWANEGYAHDRARENYMTRLSLPFPQDQYETRRGIRLSGAHDRTTALGAVYEEAGGWERPRLFAPAWNGAEPKSWRRGAPEAVAQAEARSVRAGVGLADLSAFSKFEITGAGAQAYLDRLCANRIPRAVGGTCLTLLLNERGLIEGEATVARLGPERFYMVTGAPSERRVWDWITLHRRGDEEVTLRNLSDAIGILVVAGPNARAVLGACTGAALSNAAFGWLRAREIEVAGVPVIALRLSFSGELAWELHAPNDRLDRLWDALWHAGRAHGIVPFGSKALDLMRMEKAYRGGHELAGDASPVHVGQLRFVRFDKPFIGRQAVTERASRGETSVLTYLAVDCADVDPIGGEAVFLDGSVVGSVSSAARGPTSGRTLAFAYLRSHAAVPGTRLAVSVLGDMRPATPLAEAVFDPGNLLPKADTEEAADV
- a CDS encoding Rieske 2Fe-2S domain-containing protein, with the translated sequence MVEHGGSHVAAADHHHPRRCPHCLLSSSWVAATELLGCSHREAILEKIRCIFLPMSQISAVENGSEVVMGGDLMHDPAIVEQARRILGAEGLAQVFRPIEEAAGLPNAAYWSREWFELEQERIFRRAWVFAGARAEVPEPGDVKPIEVGGVPILIVHGRDGAIRAFQNVCRHRGMQLATEPCRKTTLTCPYHSWSYGLDGRLRARPHFHGPNRGETFREGGGSTLDLIPVRLSEFYGCLFVNVSGSAEPLESWMQPVVDSLAGYDLAAIRWAGKIDFEVEANWKLVYENYMEGYHVFALHPRLLKFAPMEARIPGAWIGNTFVNGYRFAEVEPGRGEGLPHYPGLVGEATHTGTWFLTMPHFAVEVFPDQFTVLVAYPEGPDRCREELHVFLIGEEAATGARYADARAEVLKMWEDLNNEDISILAGMQQGRRCPGYDGGRLSPHWEGPTLDYARRIIELTLKR